The genomic segment CTTCTGAATCACTCGAGTGCGGTTTTGTTATCGAGGTAACCCGGGTAGAAATAATCCGGAAATTGTCATGAGAGCCTGGGCTTCTGATTGCCAGGGGAGTAGAGCCCGGGCTCACACCTGCCCGGCTCCAGAGAAATTCAACCTGCAGATTGACCCTGATTTTGGAATCCTTTTAACATTTCGGGTCATCCATGATTCGAGCTCTTACGGGAGTATCAATCACCATAAAAAACATAACCTTTAAATCAAAAAATTACATCGATTTTTGCAAATGCAAACAATCAATGACCAGAAGAAGACTTTAGCTATATTGGCACCTATGTTTTAAATATAAGACGATTCTTGAATCGATATAGAGCAACAACTTTCCATCATATTTGGCGAGCGACGAACGCTTTTGCACGTTTATTGACATCTTTTGTTATTGATCACCCACTTTTATCTAGAAGCAAgatgatttttttaatgatttataaatCTTTTAATCATGATATTTctcatttttaataatattacaaattttacggtaaaaaaaataatgtaatATTTATCATATGAAGAGAATAGTATTTACTAGAATTTTATTACTGGGCCTGCAGTTAGAACTCTCTTTTGGGCCATGAGTGGATCACAATCATATGACCGGAAACCACTATTTACAATATAAAACCCCTACTTCCCCCGACGTTCACAAAACAGCAGTTTCCGGATTCCTGACTTCGGCCAGCGATCGAAGTGAGAGAACGATAGGTTTGAGGAAATAACGATGAACTTCATTTCattcataataaaataattacaatCAGTCATGCTTATAGACATCTACAACCAATTAACTATTGACAGGTGGTACAAGTTGTTGAGAGGTTGTAACGACTTAACAAATCTATCCTCTAGATCTTTCTAATTATATGGGCTGAGACTTTTGTGTACTGAAGTAATCTTGGGCTTTAGATTATAGTGTTGGGCTTTATATCAGATCCTTGACTGTGAGAGCCGAAAGGTGAGTGTCTCCCAATACCTCTTCTAACACAAACACTTCAAATATTCGAATTGGATTTGGAAGTTTGTAAATTCGTCGATGGTTTGTTATAGGATTTGTTTTCTTTTACCCATCTTGCTTAATTTCATGAGATACATAAGTGGGGTTTTCTGTTAAGTTTCTTACAATGTTTGAATCGGCCGAATCCTTCTATTTCCTTAATAATTCTAGTTAAAAAGAGCTACGAAGGGAAGAGTCGGAAATGGGACAAGCCTTGTTCAAGGAAGCTCAAATCTCTCAACATGGAGAATGACAATACTGCTAAACGTAAAGATAACGAGATCTTAGAATATGAACTATTCTTGAGAGATTTGGAAGAGAACCCTGATTCACTATTTGATATGACCCTGAACTCAAATGGAGAAATCCAGCCATTAGAAAAGGCTTCTACGGCTAATGGTGAGGGTGTTTCTTTAAAACTAGATGATGAGTTTGAGGATCTTGAGTTACACGGCGATATCATGGAAGAATGATTTAGTTTGTTTTGGATTCTGTTTTGATCCCTTGTCACAATTCTATTTCCAACTTTTAGATATAGaactatataaaatattttgctgtCTGGAGCTTCAAAAATTTTGCTCGatgattatgaattttataatCGGAAATCGGACAATTCTTGAACCCAATACGTAAATGTTCTTCGGGTGTGTTTGGTTGATGTGATTAAATAAGGATAGATGAATAATTACATAATTATCTAatgtttggttaaaattttaagatatattaataatcattttgactCGTTTTAAGATCTAATTTTATGATTAActatttgattattaattaacAAATTAAGTGGGATAAATTATCAACACATTACAAATTACATTTTTATCTTCTTATCtcttatgaaaataaatatttattaaattctaatttattgTGTTTAATAATTatcgtaatattttcaaatatatttctaataaatatatttaaattaattttaataaacataaattataattataaatatttaattatctatttaattattttaaaaatatttataattatttaaaaaaacaataatattataatatcactaaactttatttaacattaaaattaatattcaaaatattactactattttaattattaattataaatatttaattatttatcaaattattttaaaaatatttataattattttaagaaaaaacaataatattgtaattatcACTAAAACTTTATTCGAtattaacattcaaaatattattgctattttaattattaaagtaaatgtatatatacaaatttatttataataaatatatttaaattaattttaataaatgtaaattataattatatatccaattattttaagaatatatatttaattagcatttgggcattttggtcattacaataaaatttacaaaattaatcaatcattgtaaaatcataccaaacaccatgttatttatctcaccatactattaatccatatatctcattttttaatcactctaattattaataatttatttatcctAGCACACGTACCAAACGGAGCCTTGTGATATACGTCATATTCCATCCGTATATTCCGAGAAGTTTGATCATGTCCTTTGTTCATGTATCCTAAATGCTATTTCGTAATTAATGGCTCGGTTCGGTTATCTCAAAAATTTGATGCTGATGATTGGATTTTACGAGGATGATCTACGTGTATCTTGGGCATTCTTACAGCATCACATCGATTCTCAGGACCACACGTCGATTACGTAAATGTTTCCATTTATTCTCAGTTTTAATAATCGTCGATCTGATACCATTcattgttttcttttttttcctcttGGACGTCCAATTATAATATCCTATTAAGGATGTCAGACCCGTAATGGACCCGCATATATGAGGTGGGTTTGGGCATACTAAATGGGTCATGGGGTGGGTCTCGAGTCCAATTTTTCAGACCGTCCGGATATGGGGCGGGTCATGGGTCCTATAATACCCGCCCCATATATATGtggatataaatattttagggttttagttttattaattttcatttttttagtagCTCACCTCAACCATAACGATATTAGCTATTCTTATGTTAACTGTTGCATTTGAATCTGCTTTTAGCAATAGTGGAAGGATAGTTGGTCCTCATCTTAGTAGATTAAATATTGTCTACTcgctgattttatattgatctgtttaaattatattatgatttatttttggggatgtcaagatttttttggagagttagtaactcttttttttatgtaatccTTTACGTcgtgaaaatattttgtttgttattattaagtgtggtcgaagacatgaattaatttttcataatgTTGTATTTAGAGGCTTGTCTGTTTCATAATTCAGTCATGTGAGAAGAAagattacttttttattttaaaaaaattcgggtcTCATGGGTGTCACGGGTCTACCCGACCATGTTTCGTATTCGAGGTGGGGTGGGTCCGAAGAATATTTAACCGGGGTGGGGCGGGTAATGGGTCAAAGTTTTTTTCATGGGGAGGGTCTTGGGTTTAGCCAAACCCGCCCCATACCCGCCCCATTGACATCTCTATATCCAATCGGGGTCCTCAGTTATtttgaacaaaattttcaaaattaggtctcttgtgagatggtttcacgaatctttatctatgagacgtgTCAATCATaatgatattcataataaaaatgaatattttttcatggatgacacaaataagatatatgtctcacaaaatacgatccgtgagacgtctcacataagtttttgtcaattttcaATGACCCaattgagaaaaataaaatatcgaTCCAAAGAgttcaataatatatatatatgtgtgtgtgtgtgtgtgtatatactGATCATGGACATATATGTGAACACTGTCAAAATGAGTTACAACCACTTTTAGTAAAATCTCGAAATTTATGTAGGTTTAGCCTTGTTTAAGAAATTAAGTTATAAcctgtttcaaaaaaaaaaaaaaagaaattaagtTACCATcatcataataataaatttaataatattaacatAATGAAATAGCAGGGTGATTCATGCTCAAATTAATCgctcgcataatctcaaaaaattAATCTTACACATGCATGTTGTCGTAAACACATTTATTATTTTGCTATATCGTATATTAGAGTTActaatttaaaaaagaaaaaaattacatttttggtaTTTTTATATTGTTAGATTTCAgatttatgttatatatttttttcctctGCAATATAGTAATTTTTCTGACGTCGCGTCGACTTGATGATGACGTGATATCGACATAACGTCTACGTGTGTAGTCACATAAGTATACCCGATAAAAAATGACGGATGTTTCTAAATATTGAAAGATGACTAAGCTAAAAATCAACAACTTAAATGACtaaaatcacaaaaaaaaaaaaaaaacatattaaacCAAAATTTCAATTTTCCGTTAAAAAATTTGAGTGCATGTGCACAATTGCATATAGTACACCACATCAGACAATGTATAAATAGTGAGTATGTCACATAAACGATTGATCCCAAAACGTTAGAAAAAACGAAGGTTAAATGCTAAATAGTTCAACTTACATTTGGAAGCCATGAAATTATTATTAACTCTGAATAATCACCTCTTTCAACAGTACTACAtagttaaaataatattatatttggggtaaaaataaagaaatgtTACACACCTCAACTTGGGAACTGGGAAGCACGTGGCAGTGATGCCATTGAGACAAAACACCCGACCAATATGATTTAAGAATTTAACTTAAAAGAGTCTCAAGAAAGTGAACAAGATTTctttaagaaaaataatattgaatatttatcatattttattcTAACACAAAGGTGACCTATGGGGAATGCCTTTTCTCCTACTCATGCTTGTGGTCATGTCTTCATCTGTAACTTTATTAACCAATCTTCCACAAACATATAGTCCACTTCTCTTCTTCCTCACAAGCTCAGTGCAAGAGAAGCTCGCGTTATCGGAATCCGAGTCCGAGCTCAACGTCGTGTACATCGTCTGATCATCATCCCCCGTGTCTTGAGGAATGAAGAAATCTGGATTGAGTTGTAGGGTTTTGCATATTTTCAGGAATGGATAAAGATTCTTGTGGTGTTTAAGGACATAATCAACCTGATAGAAAAATTTAACAAAATTCATATAATGAAACTCATCTTAGCCAACATATAATAAAATTGTGGGAGTTGGGCTTGTTAATGGTTTCTTGATTCTTTGTTCTTTTATTAACAGTGGCTTCTTTTCCTAATATGTGAATCTGCAGTGAAGTTAAATTCAgttgaatattaattttattttgacaagtCAATCAGCAATTAGCTGACTGCAACTTTAATCCAAACCAAGTATATAAGCATATTGATTCTATTAATAATTTGGGAAAATTGTATGATCAGTCGGAATAACCAATTATATGTATTCAAAGGAATCATATTTTTGAGATTCACATTAAGCTACCTTGCAACCAAGTGAGCAATGGATGAAGGGTTCTTGGAGGCTCCTATCACAAGAAGTGCAGTAGTTTCCAGACCCTTTGAACTGCCTGTTCTGTGGTCTTTTCTTGATAAACACCACCTTAGCAGCATTAATTGTATACGCCTGCACACGACATGAAACCGAAGCTAAGGTTGTGTTCATCTCAAGTTAAAATTCTAAACGATTTCGCAAAATCGAATATAACCTGAATGTTTGAGCAGTCCATCAGCTTCTCAAGATCTTCCAACCTAACAACTTCATGATACACATACCGACGAATCTGAAGTAGCCTGTGGGATCGATGAGAAGCCACGCAATGGGGGCAAATACTATTGCAACAATCCAAGCAGCAAatattcttttcgtttttcttggAACTGTCGTGAATCGGGCAAGATGCGAAGAATTTCTGCACGTAGAGAGATTCCAGCCATGCAGGTTTGTCATGATGTTCCTAATTGTAATGAATACATACAAGTTCAATTTAGATCATAGCCGATGAAAATAGTGattcaaagaagaagaaaaaaacagAGAGGTGTACACAAGATGCAACCTACCATGATCATGGAGTTTTCTTGATTTGTTTGGGTAGCACAAGAAAATGGTTTTTTTAAACTCGAGAAATGAAATAAAGGGTTAGGCTGTGGATGCCAATGACAATGCCATTTATGGGGTAATATAAAGGAGATGaggaaataaattattttaaagtatGTACAATACaagaatatttaatataatattaaatgttTTTCCCCATTTTCTAGTGCATCTAGTTTAAGTAGCAGAGTTGGTcttctgtgagacggtcttacgaatctttatctgtgagacgagtcaaccctgccgatgttcataataaaaagtaatactcttagcataaaaataatactttttcatggatgacccaaataagagatatgtctcacaaaattcgacccgtgagaccgtctcacacaagtttttgcctaagtGGCATGATTTTCAGTATGACACGGGTTTTGAATAGACTGTAACAATTCAATCTAAGCGACACTGTCTTAATTAAATTTGGGTAGAAAAGTAGACTAGATAATTTTAATTGTTCTATATGTGTGAGCTTACTTGTGAAAATTGTAGGATCTTAGTTAATTCTCCGGCTTACAATATGATATGAATTGATCAAATCAAGACTTTCTCGTAAGGCCCTCAAAATTTCCAAGGCATACCAAGTCAACCTGAAGAGAAGCCAAATAAAGCATGCTTAGCCTGTGGAGGCAAATAAATGAATAAGATAACGAAACTAGCACAAATCAGTTTAGTCCGTtatctttgatttttttttaaaaaataatttagtcTTTTTTTGACATTGTAATATGACTCTGTAACAATCATTTATTCTAATTCTAACTATGTTAAAAATACAGGTGTTGTGATAGCATGTATGATTGATTATGATTGTGTATTTTCAAgttagagtaggtcttttgtgagacggtctcacgaatctttatctgtgagactggtcaaccccaccaatattcacaataaaaagtaatattcttagcataaaaaataatatttttttcatagatgatccaaataagagatccgtctcagaaaatacgactcgtgagaccgtctcacacaaatttttgccttcaAGTTAACAAGAATTTCGTTGACATAACTTAAGATATAAGATAACATTGCTAGAGACATCCAATCCATGTTTTGTGTCATTTTGTTTTTAGGGTTCGTTAGCCTTGTAATTTGATTCTTGATTATAGGGAGGGagagattattattatttaaaaaaaaaaaagcaaagaaataatatatattgaaaatatatGAGGAGAACGTGGGCACTATTCCCATGTCTCCCATTGGCTTCTTCTACACATATAAACTAATTTTCTCCACTCCTAGTGTTAGGAGCTTCAACACTAAACTATTTACTCTTTCTTGAAGAAGCTGTCATTTAAATTTTGCTTTTCAATTATCTCCTCTCTTCAATTCTAATCTTTCAATAAAACATACAAATATCTGTATTCAAATTTTTGTATCGACGATGATACTTACTTACATAGGAAAAAAAATGTTGTTGTTTCTTTTTCTTCGTCCTAATCTTTCGATTGTACATAGACAAATCTCTATTATACGGAAATTGGGAAATTTATccttaaaaaaagaaagattttaggtatttaattttttcttgacaaatatgatgatatatcacctttttttcattttttagacACTATTTAGAATTGTGTATTTATATGTTTCAATTACAGTATCAGGCCCCGTGAAAAGTCTAAAAGACATAACacctattaaaaaatattaataaactcATATATccttatattttaaaacaaatcaaacatatataacccatgtattttttaaaaacactCGAACATTTTAACCTAATTTGTAAGGGGTTTTACGCCAGATTTTGAAAAACACGAGGTTTTAAATATAGTTAATTTTACACATGATATTTTTTGTATTGTTGATTTTTTGCTTGAGGTGTTGATGTAATTTTCCTATTATTAATACATCTTATATACTCAATTTTCTAGCGTGGTCCTAAATGTTGGACTGTGTTTTTTGCATATTAAAAGGCCGtgattaaaaaaagaaaaagaaaatgtcaaatcaaaaataaattatgaccaAGATTATATTTTAGCTTAACCAATTAAAagtataatttttttgaatatatatttcggaaaaaaaaaattgatactGAGAAAAAAATGGTTATCCAGCTATGTAGGATGATCGATTATCATTTTAACAAAAGTTAGAACTAGTGGTAACGATataattctaattatttataaaaaaaaatatagctgATTGTAATGATATAACGgtaacattttaaatcatacaacAGTTCAAATAACACGAATTGGTTGATCTCGAAAAAAGAAGAAGCACTTATTACACAAACAAGTTAGTATGTCCTTGCAAGAAAGCTGAGAAAAAAGATATTTCTAGggaaaaaaatacataaaatatgtACGATGGTTTGGTGTAAATACGTGTGAACCTAGTTATTTGGTAAGTCTATCGTGTCCCTTGCTTGTTTTTTTATTGACTTCAAATCTTTGTTTAAGATATGATCGTGTGATCTCTCTATTTGTTTGACTACACAGCTAAATAAATTTTAGATTGTATACTTTATATTTTCAAGgggaaaaaatttaaatacaaGTTGCTACTTTATTTATACTATCATTATCCGATTGAGATTTGTAAACATATTGAACTAAAAGAAATGCATACTTATCATAGGAGAAATTAGCAAATTTGTCGTGTAAATTGGTATATTTTTTGGTTTTGAGCCTCAAATGATTCAAAATTTGGTCATAGTGtaaattgatttattttttggTTTATTTTCATCGAAAATTGCTGATTAGTATCGGATATTATTGATAGATATTGTCGACAAGTCTATCTGTAATGctaaaatcatattttgaatatttgaaAGACTAAAAATCTAAAAATAGACTAAGTTAGATTACAATTTCATATGATTTATATGGAAAATTATTCTTAATTTGAAAGAAGAAACCACAGTTACACAATTAAATCAAGTTTTCATATATATTGGATTGAAGAAATGCGACATTAATGGTAGACTTTTGAAATATCGAGCCAATAAACAATTTGTATCGAATCCTTTGAATTAAATGATGTATTCCCGGAAGATATGAAATACTGATCAACTTCATTTCATAACTTATTATGGATCTTGGGTGAACTAATATATAAAGGATTTTTTTAAGGATTAATTTTAAGTAGTATTGATTCAATGTATTTGAAAGGAAAGAGGAAAAAATGTACAAGAAATTTGTTGGAATTCAAACATTTAGATAATTTTTGCCACGCTCCGAGATGAGGTTTAGTCGACATAAACGTTGTTTTACAAcaacacaattgaaaacaacaagtctcgtaatataatataaaccaaaaaccagtttattactcataatcaataataaaattgctTTTACAACGTagatttttaaaagataaaaatgtgcGGAATCATTTACAATTTACTAagaaaaaactaaaataaacttcttgGTTCATCTTATTATCAGCCCCAAAATTGGTCTTGTTCATCTTCCTCGATTTCTTCTTCTGACTTATCTGAGGATgatagagtaaggggtgagtgatatgattgtcactcattAAGCGGTGGCCGTTCGAGCACATACATAAAAAATACACATGAATTTCGAAAACCACATATCATATCATGCATAACATGATTCTCATAACATGTCATCATCATAACCATAAACATAATTTTGGCCAAGGCACTGAAATTCCTCTGCTTTTtaggtttactgatatcagtccttAATTTTTACTACTCTAAGGAGACAAGACCATATAACGATCACAATCCTACCGTGTAAGGGCCAcaaacatatcatgcatattgGGATTTCCACCTATATCCAGTTGAATACTCACAGTACCCAAAACATAAAACATACGACAATCATATCACGAAAGAGTAGAAATAGAATAACGATACTCGACCAAAACtttcaaaaatgaaataattcatgtacaaaatattttaaaacaagctCACTTACCTTAGACCGGAAGAAAACATGAATAACTCGGAAAccataaaataatcatgcaaccGACACTTTGAAAACACAACAGCAGATCTATAAAAAATAAGTCGCCTTATAAAACTCCTTGTGGCTTATTGAACTGTTGGATCGGGATTAAACTTTTACAGTACGTTCGTGAGTAcatcaaataaattatgaacggtgTAGATCGAGTTTGGAAGTCGTTTTAACCTGCTTATGGACAACAAACAATATGTATGTTGTTCTGGCCTAAAACCTGAGCAGTTTTTTTTAAGGttataaacaaaaaactaaccgttggatgTGGCTGAcatttggatatgttattcaAAACATATGAGAACATATTTTAAACGGATGAGATCGGATGAGCACCTGAGCGAGAGAAATAATTTTctgaatttggacaaaattcgATTACAACAGAGTTTTGGAgagcaaaattttgaaaatatggagaaaaaacttgaaaattgaggtgtaaattttgaatgaaaacTTCTTCTATTTATAGAGAGGTGGTAAAAAATTTACTATAATTCGATTGATATCCTTCCATAATTTGGAGATACTCTTTCCACAAATTTTGAGATACTCCTTCCATAAATATTGAGATGCTTTCTTGTTGAGAAAAACTGTCttgtatttaatattttcttccaattAGGTGGATATCTAGCCTTAATTTATCGTGTATATTGCATTGGATTTCGAATTCCATGTATTTATTGGCTTGTAATTTCAAATATCAggtattattaaataatattgaatttattatttttacaataatatcataattcaaaaatattcAGGTCTTTTCTTTCTTTACTGCGAATGGGAAGTCCCCTGCTTTTGCCTCTATCAGGCGATAGTCGACGTCAACCCGGAAGGAGGACTATCTCAATACCTAAACAGACTCCTCTCATTGGTTGAGAGGTTCTTCATGGTTATCATCTGATTGTTTGATCTCCCAACACTGGCCAAGAATAGGAACAGCTCGAATCCCTTACCTCTCACTAGTCTCTTGTACATatctatatttaaataatttcatttttaaaaatttgggttcttacattttgtttttgagatATTTATATGACCATTGAACATTGACAACAAATATTAGATAAAGCCATAAACAtcaacaatatattttaaagaagTAAAATTTTTTGCACActaaaattgaataaaattagtatttaatgtTGCATGTGTGAATACGATATTTTGTaggttttatttattaattaaataattaatgttTTATGTGTGATTGTAAATTAGTATTATATCACCTATGTAATATTCCAAATCATTATTTTCCAATTATCGGCAAGAGTTCAATCAGAGTGGCGCTTTTTTCGTAGTTGGAGTTTAATCAGAGGGGCGCTTTCTGATCAAAGAGAAGGAGGAAGATGAAGAAAGTTCTCCAAATATTGAGTAACGCGGCAACTTCGCGACATAGAACCTGTTCAAAATCCCTCAGTCGCTTCCTTTCGTGGCGTCAATTCCACTCCGATCCTTCTCAATTGTACTGATTTTCTCGTCATTTCTATGCATTTGAACTTATT from the Primulina tabacum isolate GXHZ01 chromosome 16, ASM2559414v2, whole genome shotgun sequence genome contains:
- the LOC142529782 gene encoding protein RGF1 INDUCIBLE TRANSCRIPTION FACTOR 1-like; amino-acid sequence: MIMEHHDKPAWLESLYVQKFFASCPIHDSSKKNEKNICCLDCCNSICPHCVASHRSHRLLQIRRYVYHEVVRLEDLEKLMDCSNIQAYTINAAKVVFIKKRPQNRQFKGSGNYCTSCDRSLQEPFIHCSLGCKVDYVLKHHKNLYPFLKICKTLQLNPDFFIPQDTGDDDQTMYTTLSSDSDSDNASFSCTELVRKKRSGLYVCGRLVNKVTDEDMTTSMSRRKGIPHRSPLC